One segment of Maridesulfovibrio ferrireducens DNA contains the following:
- a CDS encoding ArnT family glycosyltransferase: MSENSSRNRVIVILLSLSILLFVSAVWFAVDSSLAKTENSYLTAHSKGKWIRLDVPFRLNARNNGSEMTLFRTSFDLSESKSAKLHFKAFRSAGVWLDGNPLLKSDGDLSNWREEVSLDLPQLSSGTHQLKIAVVNENAHPALLAWSDELGLSTGEGWEASRDNYVWNPVLDAGKSGSVFISNKFKRSDKALLQSLPYMLILFIFTAVLVWMRDHKKLSPQLNQASISPELFRFVLIFLWVVMALNNFHKLPLKLGMDSTGHYTYIQYIADNLRLPSPVEGWQMFQPPLYYIISAAAYKVLSALMGIESALYWLRLIPLACGAAMIEICYRSAKLVFGKNKTLQIIATLLGGFMPMNFVMSQFWSNEPLAAVFSGLTILMVLTLIIKQESRNLKSYAYLGLFMGLAILSKATACLLIPLSVFFVLFAILSSRKDSSVSPLVTFAGIGLSAVITAVVGGWYYFYNWYAYGKPFIGGWDAMREIVWWQDHGYRIWEHFVTFGSSLLRPVYSTTNGIWDGLYATLWLDGNLSGVSKFASRPPWNDDLMVASALLALIPSIWILIGIARTFFTPVKSVLNGRMFLVGCLVVYFTAVTYLYLNLPIYSTAKASYTLGLLPCFGILATVGAEPFLKNKIMKAVTCGFLAVWASTVYITYFV; this comes from the coding sequence ATGTCTGAGAATTCAAGCCGGAACAGAGTTATCGTTATTCTGCTTTCATTGTCGATTCTATTGTTTGTGTCTGCTGTCTGGTTTGCTGTGGATAGTTCGTTGGCAAAGACGGAGAATTCCTATCTGACAGCCCATTCAAAGGGCAAATGGATCAGACTTGATGTTCCGTTTCGATTGAATGCGCGGAATAATGGTTCGGAAATGACGCTGTTTCGAACTTCATTTGATTTATCAGAAAGTAAAAGTGCAAAGCTTCATTTTAAAGCTTTTCGCAGTGCCGGCGTTTGGCTTGATGGTAATCCGTTGCTTAAATCTGATGGTGATTTAAGTAACTGGCGTGAAGAAGTCTCTTTAGATCTGCCTCAACTCAGTTCAGGAACCCATCAATTAAAAATTGCAGTTGTTAATGAGAATGCCCATCCGGCACTTTTGGCATGGTCTGACGAATTAGGCCTTTCAACAGGAGAAGGGTGGGAAGCAAGTAGGGATAATTATGTCTGGAATCCTGTTTTAGATGCCGGAAAATCCGGGTCGGTTTTTATCAGTAATAAATTTAAAAGGAGTGATAAAGCTCTTCTGCAATCACTTCCTTACATGCTCATCCTGTTTATCTTCACAGCAGTTTTGGTGTGGATGCGCGATCATAAAAAACTTTCACCTCAGCTGAATCAAGCGAGCATAAGTCCTGAATTGTTCAGATTTGTTCTGATCTTTTTGTGGGTAGTGATGGCATTGAATAATTTTCATAAATTGCCGCTTAAGCTAGGCATGGATTCAACTGGTCACTACACCTACATTCAATACATTGCAGATAATCTAAGATTACCCAGCCCGGTAGAAGGTTGGCAGATGTTCCAGCCTCCTCTTTATTATATAATTTCAGCCGCTGCATATAAGGTTTTGTCCGCGCTTATGGGGATTGAATCCGCGTTGTACTGGCTCCGGCTTATTCCGTTGGCTTGCGGCGCGGCAATGATCGAAATCTGCTATAGAAGTGCAAAGCTGGTTTTTGGCAAAAATAAAACTTTGCAGATCATCGCGACATTGCTCGGCGGTTTTATGCCTATGAATTTTGTGATGTCGCAATTCTGGTCAAACGAGCCTCTGGCCGCAGTCTTTTCGGGGCTTACAATCCTGATGGTCTTGACCCTAATTATTAAGCAGGAAAGTCGAAACTTAAAATCTTACGCATATCTAGGCCTTTTCATGGGATTGGCTATTCTCAGTAAAGCTACAGCCTGTCTGCTCATACCGCTTAGTGTCTTTTTTGTACTGTTCGCGATATTGTCATCCAGAAAAGATTCAAGTGTCAGCCCGTTAGTTACGTTTGCCGGTATAGGGCTGTCTGCTGTGATTACAGCCGTTGTCGGAGGCTGGTACTACTTTTACAACTGGTATGCGTATGGCAAGCCCTTTATAGGCGGCTGGGACGCTATGCGGGAGATTGTATGGTGGCAGGATCACGGCTATCGTATTTGGGAGCACTTTGTGACTTTCGGTAGTTCGCTCTTACGTCCCGTTTATTCGACTACCAACGGTATATGGGACGGTCTTTATGCAACGTTATGGCTTGATGGAAATTTAAGCGGGGTTAGTAAGTTTGCCAGTAGACCGCCGTGGAATGATGATTTGATGGTGGCATCTGCGCTCTTGGCTTTAATTCCATCGATATGGATTCTAATCGGAATCGCCAGAACATTCTTTACACCCGTAAAATCTGTTTTGAATGGCAGAATGTTTCTTGTGGGATGTCTGGTCGTATATTTCACAGCAGTGACTTACCTTTACTTGAATCTTCCAATCTACAGCACAGCCAAGGCCAGCTATACACTTGGACTTTTGCCATGCTTCGGAATTCTGGCAACAGTGGGCGCAGAGCCGTTTTTGAAAAATAAAATTATGAAAGCGGTAACGTGCGGATTTTTGGCAGTGTGGGCAAGTACTGTCTATATAACATACTTTGTTTAA
- a CDS encoding S41 family peptidase, producing MRKTLWMIAIVCLFVISAAPQNSEAVDEDRFQPLRRFSQVLDLVEHNYVEDISRKELVNDAVKGMLEQLDPHSTFLSKDDFKEMQEATSGAFSGIGIEISLDKGRLTVISPIEDTPAYKAGLQSGDIILEIDGTSTQSISLMEAVGKIRGKRGTDVVLTILHKNENKPVKVTITRGSIQIQSVKSQELEKGYLYLRLTRFSENTTSDMHKALKKYKKSNELKGIVLDLRNNPGGLLTQAASVADTFIAEGLLVYIEGRDKNSRKDFMAEGNASYADVPIVTLINSGSASASEIVAGALKDHDRALLVGERTFGKGSVQTIIPMADGSGIKLTTALYYTPSGRSIQAEGIDPDIVYPFIPPSKDDDKNDRFIVREKDLSRHLENNGGSKSDKEKLQDDKALKMLEKDNQLRLSLQLVKQLPRLKEIK from the coding sequence ATGAGAAAAACTTTGTGGATGATAGCTATCGTCTGTCTTTTCGTAATTTCTGCTGCCCCGCAGAATTCTGAAGCCGTTGATGAAGACCGCTTTCAGCCTTTACGCAGATTCAGTCAGGTACTGGATTTAGTTGAGCATAACTACGTAGAAGACATTTCCCGCAAAGAACTGGTCAACGATGCTGTAAAAGGCATGCTTGAGCAGCTTGATCCTCATTCTACTTTTCTTTCTAAAGATGATTTCAAAGAAATGCAGGAAGCTACCAGTGGAGCATTCAGCGGCATCGGTATTGAAATCAGTCTTGATAAAGGTCGTTTGACTGTAATTTCACCTATTGAAGATACTCCTGCTTACAAAGCTGGACTTCAATCCGGTGACATAATCCTTGAAATTGACGGAACTTCAACACAGTCAATTTCTCTTATGGAAGCAGTAGGCAAAATCAGAGGTAAGCGTGGAACAGATGTAGTGCTTACTATTCTCCATAAAAACGAAAATAAGCCTGTCAAAGTGACTATTACCCGTGGATCAATCCAGATTCAAAGCGTAAAAAGTCAGGAACTTGAAAAAGGCTATTTATACCTGAGACTTACCCGCTTCAGTGAAAACACTACAAGCGACATGCACAAGGCTCTTAAAAAATACAAGAAATCAAATGAACTTAAAGGAATCGTTCTGGATTTACGCAACAATCCCGGCGGACTCCTCACTCAGGCTGCATCAGTCGCAGACACTTTCATAGCTGAAGGACTCCTCGTCTATATTGAAGGCCGCGACAAAAACAGCAGAAAAGATTTTATGGCTGAAGGAAATGCAAGCTATGCGGATGTGCCCATAGTCACACTTATTAATTCAGGTTCTGCATCGGCTTCCGAGATCGTTGCCGGAGCATTGAAAGATCACGACAGAGCTTTGCTTGTCGGTGAACGCACATTCGGTAAAGGCTCTGTACAAACCATCATCCCCATGGCTGACGGATCAGGAATCAAGCTGACTACAGCGCTTTACTACACACCTAGCGGACGCTCCATTCAGGCTGAAGGAATTGATCCTGACATCGTATATCCTTTCATCCCGCCATCCAAAGATGATGATAAAAATGACCGCTTCATAGTAAGAGAAAAAGATCTGAGCAGACATCTGGAAAATAACGGTGGATCTAAATCCGACAAAGAAAAACTTCAAGATGATAAGGCTCTTAAAATGCTTGAAAAAGATAACCAGCTCAGACTCAGTCTGCAACTGGTGAAGCAGCTTCCCCGCTTAAAGGAAATTAAGTAG
- a CDS encoding divergent polysaccharide deacetylase family protein has translation MVNNTTDQNDKPETPVENPGIRAYLSKPLGIAIATIATATFICLIIALMVYSGSDTVADHKQSIPHEQQGFTSANSTNPYEEIEKDDLEDLVKIADLSLINTLKSADVSMSDLKLEDVTLKKHQGRYFHFQQLRFPLNGNKLNFVENIKKRLSAAGLAANIHKVSEGCWLLSINEVPTHKFFIDTAIQQEKPVAVVIDPNAPKMAIVIDDMGEDVNFARGLAALDIKVTFSIWPNSSHVNKVAKIAKNSGNEIMIHLPMQPKGYPKVNPGADSLLVGMDSKTIQQRVVTAMNKVPYATGLNNHMGSRFTENLAGMSEVMIPLHQKKIFFLDSRTTAKSTARKAAKKAKVTLYERNIFLDNVKDVAAIKFQLAKAAKIARKTGQSIAIGHPNRETLEAIKQWSVEINGKIKVVPVKDLVPKS, from the coding sequence GTGGTAAATAATACTACGGACCAAAATGATAAGCCCGAAACCCCGGTAGAAAATCCGGGGATTCGGGCTTATCTTTCAAAACCACTTGGAATTGCAATCGCCACGATTGCAACAGCCACGTTCATATGCCTGATCATTGCTTTAATGGTCTACAGCGGTTCTGATACAGTTGCAGATCATAAGCAATCTATCCCTCACGAACAGCAAGGATTCACATCGGCAAATTCTACAAATCCCTACGAGGAAATTGAAAAAGATGACCTCGAAGATTTAGTCAAGATTGCTGATTTATCCCTTATTAATACTCTTAAATCAGCTGACGTCTCAATGTCTGACCTGAAATTGGAAGATGTAACCCTGAAAAAACATCAGGGCCGCTATTTTCATTTTCAGCAACTTAGATTTCCTCTTAACGGAAACAAGCTGAATTTCGTTGAAAACATAAAAAAAAGGCTTAGCGCAGCAGGACTGGCGGCCAATATTCACAAAGTATCCGAAGGATGCTGGCTGCTCAGTATCAACGAAGTTCCGACCCATAAGTTCTTCATAGACACTGCGATTCAACAAGAAAAACCTGTTGCTGTCGTAATTGATCCCAACGCTCCTAAAATGGCCATTGTTATTGACGACATGGGAGAAGACGTAAACTTCGCGCGTGGACTGGCCGCTCTCGATATTAAAGTAACTTTTTCTATTTGGCCCAATAGTTCTCACGTAAATAAAGTGGCCAAAATAGCGAAGAATAGCGGAAATGAGATAATGATCCATCTCCCGATGCAACCCAAAGGATACCCGAAAGTAAACCCGGGAGCAGACTCACTGCTCGTTGGTATGGATTCAAAAACAATTCAGCAGCGCGTCGTCACTGCAATGAATAAAGTACCTTATGCGACAGGATTGAATAATCATATGGGGTCAAGATTCACTGAGAATCTTGCAGGAATGTCGGAAGTAATGATTCCTCTACACCAAAAAAAGATATTCTTTCTGGACAGCCGCACAACAGCAAAGAGCACGGCACGCAAAGCAGCTAAAAAAGCTAAGGTAACTCTGTACGAAAGAAATATCTTTCTTGATAATGTAAAAGATGTAGCCGCAATTAAGTTTCAATTAGCCAAAGCGGCTAAAATTGCACGCAAAACGGGTCAATCCATTGCAATTGGTCACCCGAACCGCGAAACACTTGAAGCAATTAAGCAATGGTCAGTAGAAATAAACGGCAAAATAAAAGTAGTCCCCGTTAAGGATCTGGTTCCAAAGAGCTAA
- the proC gene encoding pyrroline-5-carboxylate reductase — translation MTKKVGFIGTGNMGAAIIKGMAGDKNINLLGFDLNKTALGLLAEETGLIQTDTARDLAKESDFIVLCVKPQHAVAVLEEIAPELDESKCIVSIAAGLTVTTLKDSSENRCPVVRVMPNTPALVNAGVFAVCLDDSHINKDQASFAREMFKPLGDVYVLTENQFDSFTGVIGSGPAYIFYFMEAMIESAVELGLPREQATAMVGKLFEGSTKLAQESKQHVSQLREMVTSPGGTTVQALVHLDRTATRANIIDAVRKSYERSIELGKK, via the coding sequence ATGACTAAAAAAGTCGGATTCATAGGCACTGGCAATATGGGGGCCGCCATCATCAAAGGCATGGCGGGAGATAAAAATATCAATCTACTTGGCTTTGATTTGAATAAAACGGCGCTTGGCCTTCTTGCGGAAGAAACCGGTCTGATTCAGACCGATACTGCCCGCGACCTTGCCAAAGAATCCGACTTTATTGTGCTGTGCGTCAAACCGCAGCACGCTGTCGCAGTTCTCGAAGAAATTGCGCCCGAACTTGATGAGTCCAAATGCATTGTTTCAATAGCAGCAGGACTGACAGTGACCACACTTAAAGATTCCAGCGAAAACAGGTGCCCTGTTGTTAGGGTTATGCCTAACACACCTGCTCTGGTTAATGCCGGAGTATTCGCTGTGTGTCTTGATGATTCACACATCAACAAGGACCAGGCTTCTTTTGCGCGTGAAATGTTCAAACCGCTCGGCGATGTATACGTACTTACCGAAAACCAGTTTGATTCTTTCACAGGCGTCATAGGTTCCGGCCCCGCTTATATCTTCTATTTTATGGAAGCGATGATCGAATCCGCCGTAGAACTCGGACTTCCCAGAGAACAGGCTACCGCAATGGTGGGGAAACTCTTTGAAGGCTCTACGAAACTTGCGCAGGAAAGCAAGCAACACGTCAGCCAGTTGCGCGAAATGGTAACCTCCCCCGGAGGAACAACCGTTCAAGCATTGGTTCACTTGGATCGCACCGCCACCCGCGCTAATATCATAGACGCAGTCCGCAAAAGCTATGAACGCAGCATAGAACTCGGCAAAAAATAG
- the ndk gene encoding nucleoside-diphosphate kinase, whose protein sequence is MGELTFSIIKPDAVANNKIGDILKMISDSGLTIKATKMIQMTKVQAEGFYAVHKERPFFGELVEYMISGPCVVSVLEGDNAIKRYRDLMGATNPAEAAEGTIRKAFGASIEANASHGSDGPDTAKVEVSYFFSSLELVN, encoded by the coding sequence ATGGGCGAACTTACTTTTTCTATCATCAAACCAGATGCAGTTGCGAACAACAAAATCGGTGACATCTTGAAAATGATCTCTGATAGCGGTCTTACCATCAAAGCTACCAAAATGATCCAGATGACTAAAGTTCAGGCTGAAGGATTCTACGCTGTTCACAAAGAGCGTCCTTTCTTCGGTGAACTCGTAGAATACATGATTTCCGGTCCTTGTGTTGTTTCCGTTCTTGAAGGTGACAATGCTATCAAGCGTTACCGTGACCTCATGGGCGCAACCAATCCTGCTGAAGCAGCAGAAGGAACAATCCGTAAAGCTTTCGGTGCAAGCATTGAAGCTAACGCATCACACGGATCTGACGGACCTGACACTGCTAAAGTTGAAGTTTCCTACTTCTTCAGCAGCCTCGAGTTGGTGAACTAG
- a CDS encoding murein hydrolase activator EnvC family protein, translating to MSFRHILIVTAALFAFSLLSTSYAMAEGSAANRIREEIKDQKQHIQQQKQVLLKLTREERDMFGELASIEDRITDIERKLFRSEDELSKIIADENAAKKEHAVLQDDLEKIVGNLKLMLAKLWPIHSRKLENKFGSLEDWESSDRNFVWLASIYKDAKTELTKAENKAKMISENLEVQKDLHLKAQKKLTKINKTKDLLLKDKLSLLSGIRQIRSMKMSREQELKALLDTINKLNYKLKSLTSKKILNFQGSLPAPCDGKVKINFKPSAKPPVRGEGYATNGNIDVKSIFWGKVVHNDTLRGFGRVVIIYHGYNYYSLYAYLSESFVKTGQEVEKDEVIGKTGYYPTLKGTGLYFELRFHQKPVNPQKWLSR from the coding sequence GTGTCCTTTAGACATATACTGATCGTTACAGCAGCTTTGTTTGCTTTTTCCCTGCTATCGACTTCTTATGCGATGGCGGAGGGTTCTGCTGCGAACAGAATCCGTGAAGAAATCAAAGATCAAAAGCAACACATTCAACAACAAAAACAAGTTTTATTAAAACTAACCCGCGAAGAAAGGGATATGTTTGGTGAACTTGCATCAATTGAAGACAGAATAACTGACATTGAACGAAAACTTTTCAGAAGCGAAGACGAGCTGAGCAAAATTATTGCTGATGAAAATGCGGCTAAAAAGGAACATGCCGTCCTACAGGATGATCTGGAAAAGATCGTAGGCAACTTAAAGCTGATGCTTGCAAAGCTATGGCCTATTCATTCCCGAAAGCTCGAAAACAAATTCGGTTCTCTTGAAGACTGGGAAAGCTCTGATCGTAATTTTGTATGGCTTGCCTCAATCTATAAAGATGCAAAAACTGAACTTACCAAAGCTGAAAATAAAGCTAAAATGATTTCAGAAAATCTTGAAGTTCAAAAGGATCTTCATTTAAAAGCCCAAAAAAAACTGACGAAAATCAATAAGACAAAAGACCTTTTACTAAAAGACAAACTAAGCCTTCTTTCCGGAATCAGACAGATCAGATCCATGAAAATGAGTAGGGAGCAGGAATTAAAAGCTCTTCTTGATACAATTAACAAACTGAATTACAAACTTAAAAGTCTGACCAGCAAAAAGATTCTTAATTTTCAGGGATCACTGCCGGCCCCTTGTGACGGTAAGGTTAAAATTAACTTTAAACCTTCGGCAAAACCTCCTGTGCGGGGAGAAGGTTACGCAACCAATGGCAATATTGATGTCAAATCCATTTTCTGGGGAAAAGTCGTTCATAATGACACCCTTAGAGGATTCGGGCGCGTTGTTATCATTTACCACGGATACAATTACTACTCCCTGTATGCTTACCTTTCGGAAAGCTTCGTAAAAACAGGGCAGGAAGTTGAAAAGGATGAAGTTATCGGAAAAACAGGATATTATCCTACACTTAAAGGTACCGGACTCTATTTTGAATTGCGTTTTCACCAGAAACCCGTTAACCCGCAAAAATGGCTTTCCCGATAA
- a CDS encoding endonuclease III domain-containing protein produces MDRESLLMGYYEALSKTLGPSHWWPGETPFEIAVGAILVQNTNWKNVEKAIHNLKENDALTLQGIRKLSLEELQELIRPSGFFRIKSVRLINFLDFLDDNSAECITDLAAFDTFTLREKLLSVKGIGPETADSILLYALKKPIFVVDAYTRRIFNRHMLIHEDIEYHELQDFFMDVLRDDVQLFNEYHALLVKTAKEWCKKTDPDCDNCPLGKFLNN; encoded by the coding sequence ATGGACAGAGAATCTTTACTCATGGGCTACTACGAGGCCTTATCAAAGACCTTAGGCCCAAGTCATTGGTGGCCCGGTGAAACTCCGTTTGAAATAGCGGTCGGAGCGATACTCGTACAGAATACAAACTGGAAGAATGTCGAAAAAGCAATTCATAACCTTAAAGAAAATGATGCGCTGACCCTTCAGGGAATCCGTAAACTATCTTTAGAAGAATTACAGGAACTGATCCGCCCTTCCGGATTTTTTAGAATAAAATCTGTAAGACTGATCAATTTTCTGGATTTTCTAGATGATAATTCTGCTGAGTGCATTACAGATTTAGCCGCTTTCGACACCTTTACGCTGAGAGAAAAACTTCTTTCTGTAAAAGGTATCGGACCGGAAACAGCTGATTCAATCCTGCTCTATGCACTGAAAAAGCCTATATTTGTTGTTGATGCCTACACTCGAAGAATTTTCAATAGACATATGTTAATCCACGAGGATATTGAATACCATGAACTTCAAGATTTTTTCATGGACGTTTTAAGAGATGATGTACAACTATTCAACGAATATCATGCTCTTCTGGTTAAAACGGCGAAAGAATGGTGTAAAAAAACTGACCCCGATTGTGACAACTGCCCACTGGGAAAATTTCTCAACAACTGA
- a CDS encoding ABC transporter permease, with translation MISLYAFMGALEQGFAFGLMVLGVYLTFRVLDFPDLTVDGSLPLGAAVSAVAITNGYHPFLAMGMAVCAGFIAGAVTGILNTKFKILHLLASILTMISLYSINIRIMGRPNITLLGQDTLIDKFMEMTGLAPYISTPILFAIISITGLIAFIWFLKTSFGLAMLATGDNPKMITSLGVNRDMMIIFGVGLSNGMVALSGALVAQNQGSADVNMGIGTIIAGLASVIIGETIFGTKTITCAMISAVLGSVLYRIAIALALGMRFGDFAFTPSDLNLVTAVLVIAALVSPQIKANVLGRRLRA, from the coding sequence ATGATCAGCTTATATGCTTTCATGGGTGCTCTTGAACAAGGATTTGCCTTCGGGCTGATGGTTCTTGGAGTATACCTTACATTCAGAGTTTTAGACTTTCCCGACCTGACTGTTGACGGCAGTCTGCCACTTGGTGCTGCGGTTTCAGCCGTTGCAATAACAAACGGATATCATCCTTTTTTAGCCATGGGCATGGCTGTCTGTGCAGGCTTTATTGCCGGCGCTGTCACGGGAATACTTAATACCAAATTCAAGATATTGCATTTGCTCGCGTCTATTCTGACCATGATCTCATTATATTCTATAAATATCCGTATCATGGGCAGACCGAATATAACATTACTCGGACAAGACACTTTAATTGACAAATTTATGGAAATGACCGGACTTGCCCCGTATATTTCCACCCCGATACTTTTCGCGATTATATCCATTACCGGACTTATCGCTTTTATCTGGTTCCTCAAGACATCTTTCGGGCTTGCTATGCTGGCAACCGGAGACAACCCAAAAATGATCACCAGTCTAGGTGTAAACCGCGACATGATGATAATATTCGGAGTTGGTTTATCAAACGGGATGGTCGCCCTGTCCGGCGCACTGGTGGCACAGAATCAAGGTTCTGCCGACGTTAATATGGGAATCGGTACGATTATCGCCGGACTGGCTTCTGTTATCATCGGCGAAACAATTTTCGGCACAAAAACAATCACCTGCGCCATGATTTCCGCAGTGCTCGGCTCTGTACTTTACAGGATAGCAATTGCTCTGGCTCTAGGCATGAGGTTCGGTGATTTTGCATTCACCCCCAGTGACCTCAATCTAGTCACAGCGGTTCTGGTTATCGCAGCACTAGTCTCTCCGCAGATCAAAGCTAATGTTCTCGGAAGGAGGCTTCGCGCATAA
- a CDS encoding ABC transporter substrate-binding protein, translated as MKKILLFMVLIFMIAVPVIHSAQSYTVSITQIVEHPSLDSMREGFKDRMKEAGINVQYNVHIAQGNQANNVQIANQIKGENPDLILAITTPSAQAVAQKIKETPILFTGVTDPVAAGLVKSLMIPGKNITGMTDMSPILRQVELIKEFLPEVKTIGTIYNAGESNSVVLIKVLKEVCKSFDIKVEEASIANSSGVYQAAKSLVGKCDAIYIPLDNTVVSGLEAAIKVCRQNKLPIFSADTDSVKRGTVAALALDYYRMGLQTADMAVRILSKNAKPANTPVESLQNLQLFINPAAASQMGIAIPKQVLDRADEIVK; from the coding sequence ATGAAAAAAATCCTACTTTTTATGGTTTTAATTTTCATGATTGCGGTACCAGTCATCCATTCAGCCCAGAGCTACACAGTATCCATAACCCAGATAGTTGAGCACCCTTCCCTTGACTCCATGCGCGAAGGATTTAAAGACCGCATGAAAGAAGCTGGAATTAATGTTCAGTATAATGTTCATATAGCGCAAGGAAATCAGGCTAATAATGTTCAAATCGCTAACCAGATTAAAGGTGAAAATCCCGATCTCATCTTAGCCATCACAACTCCTTCCGCGCAAGCAGTTGCTCAGAAAATTAAAGAAACCCCTATCCTTTTCACCGGCGTTACCGACCCTGTTGCGGCAGGACTTGTTAAAAGCCTGATGATCCCCGGTAAGAATATTACCGGCATGACGGATATGAGCCCCATACTGCGCCAAGTTGAGCTTATTAAAGAATTTCTGCCAGAGGTCAAAACCATCGGAACGATCTATAATGCAGGAGAATCCAACTCAGTCGTACTGATTAAAGTTCTTAAAGAAGTATGCAAAAGCTTTGACATCAAAGTGGAAGAAGCTTCGATAGCCAACTCCAGCGGAGTATATCAGGCCGCAAAATCTCTTGTCGGTAAATGTGACGCCATATACATTCCCCTCGACAACACCGTTGTTTCAGGACTCGAAGCCGCTATAAAAGTATGCAGACAAAACAAACTGCCTATATTCTCAGCTGACACTGATTCTGTAAAACGCGGCACAGTGGCTGCTTTGGCTTTAGATTATTATCGCATGGGACTTCAAACAGCAGACATGGCGGTTCGCATCCTGTCTAAAAACGCTAAGCCTGCAAATACGCCTGTCGAATCATTGCAGAACCTTCAATTGTTCATCAATCCTGCCGCTGCATCTCAAATGGGAATCGCAATTCCAAAACAGGTTTTGGACAGAGCAGACGAAATCGTCAAATAA
- a CDS encoding ABC transporter ATP-binding protein, with the protein MLTIQKAVKTFNPNSVNEVQALREIDLKVDKGDFITIIGSNGAGKSTFLNSIAGSFILSSGKILINNQDVTSWPEHKRAANLGRVFQDPLLGTCTSLTIEQNMALALKRGKRRGLGFGVRTKDKILFREQLSTLGLGLEDRLTDQVGLLSGGQRQALTMIMATMTRPDILLLDEHTAALDPKTGKKILEITETVVSRDNLTTLMVTHNMNQAINMGNRLIMFHQGAIILDISGQEKTGLKVEDLLERFYSLRGESMATDRMLFS; encoded by the coding sequence ATGCTTACCATTCAAAAAGCCGTCAAAACTTTCAATCCTAACAGTGTAAATGAAGTTCAGGCATTACGCGAAATTGATCTTAAAGTTGATAAAGGCGATTTCATAACCATTATCGGCTCAAACGGAGCAGGCAAGTCTACTTTCCTGAACTCTATTGCCGGATCATTTATCCTTTCCAGCGGCAAAATTCTTATTAATAATCAAGACGTAACCTCGTGGCCTGAACATAAACGCGCGGCAAATCTGGGAAGAGTTTTCCAAGATCCACTACTCGGAACCTGCACCTCTCTGACCATTGAGCAGAACATGGCTCTTGCGCTCAAAAGAGGCAAAAGACGCGGACTTGGATTCGGAGTACGTACGAAAGATAAAATTCTTTTTAGAGAACAACTTTCTACACTGGGGCTAGGCCTCGAAGACCGCCTCACAGATCAAGTCGGACTGCTTTCCGGCGGGCAAAGACAAGCCCTGACCATGATAATGGCAACAATGACAAGACCTGACATACTTCTTTTAGATGAACATACGGCAGCTCTTGACCCCAAGACCGGTAAAAAAATTCTTGAAATAACAGAAACCGTTGTCAGCAGAGACAACCTGACAACATTAATGGTGACTCATAATATGAATCAGGCCATTAACATGGGTAACAGATTAATAATGTTCCATCAGGGAGCGATTATTTTAGATATTTCCGGACAGGAAAAGACGGGATTAAAAGTTGAGGACCTTCTTGAAAGGTTTTACTCCCTTCGTGGCGAGAGTATGGCAACTGACAGGATGCTTTTTTCTTAA